TACTCCAGCCCCGACCTTTCCACGCCCATTGCCTGCCCGTATCTCCCGGACCGGACATTGGTTCATGAATACTTTTTCGCCGGCAACGTGAACGGTCGGGAACTGGACATGATTCTGGAGCAGGGCTGGCGAAAATTCGGACATTACTTCTTCCGTCCGGCCTGCCCCGAATGTCGGGCCTGCACGGCATTGCGCGTTCAGGTCGACCGATTCCGGCCCAGCCGAAGCCAGAAACGGGTGCTGCGCCAATGCCGCGACATATCGGTGAGCTTCGGCCCCATCCGCTACGATGCCGAACTCTTTACCCTCTACCAGGCCCATTCCCAGGCGCGTTTCGGCCAGGAATGCACCTTCGAGGACTTTGCCGCCAATCTGCATTCCCCGTCCTGCCCAACCCTGCTGTCCCGCTATGAATACAACGGCCGGCTCGTGGGCGCGGGCTATCTGGACGTCAGCGCCACGGCTTTAAGCTCCGTCTATTTCATTTTCGATCCGGCCATGGCCCGCTTGAGTCTGGGCGTGTTCAGCGTGCTGCGCGAAATCGACGAGGCCCGCCGACTCGGTCTGACCCACTATTATCTGGGCTATGTCGTGGACGGATGCGCCCGCATGCGCTACAAAAAGGCCTTTGAACCCCATGAACTCCATTGCTGGGCGACCCAGACCTGGCGGGAGACCGCGCATGGCGAGGCCTTGATAAAATCCGACAATTTTGATCCAAATCAAGGCTAGA
The sequence above is a segment of the Deltaproteobacteria bacterium genome. Coding sequences within it:
- a CDS encoding arginyltransferase, with the translated sequence MAVRAVFFPPITIMIIYSSPDLSTPIACPYLPDRTLVHEYFFAGNVNGRELDMILEQGWRKFGHYFFRPACPECRACTALRVQVDRFRPSRSQKRVLRQCRDISVSFGPIRYDAELFTLYQAHSQARFGQECTFEDFAANLHSPSCPTLLSRYEYNGRLVGAGYLDVSATALSSVYFIFDPAMARLSLGVFSVLREIDEARRLGLTHYYLGYVVDGCARMRYKKAFEPHELHCWATQTWRETAHGEALIKSDNFDPNQG